In Catharus ustulatus isolate bCatUst1 chromosome 28, bCatUst1.pri.v2, whole genome shotgun sequence, one DNA window encodes the following:
- the DLAT gene encoding dihydrolipoyllysine-residue acetyltransferase component of pyruvate dehydrogenase complex, mitochondrial encodes MQMGTIARWEKKEGDKINEGDLIAEVETDKATVGFESLEECYLAKILVPEGTRDVPIGAIICITVEKPEHIDAFKNYTLDSAAAAAPAASVPPPPAAAPSPPPQPSPQAPGSSYPPHMQITLPALSPTMTMGTVQRWEKKVGEKLNEGDLLAEIETDKATIGFEVQEEGYLAKILVPEGTRDVPLGAPLCIIVEKEADIPAFADYQAAAVTDMKAAAPPPPPPPVMATPAAAPPPPQPAAAPAPAAPTAGPPHKGGRVLVSPLAKKLAAEKGIDLTQVKGTGPDGRITKKDVESFVPSKAPPAAAPGAVPAAAAAPEGTFTDIPISNIRRVIAQRLMQSKQTIPHYYLSIDVNMGKVLVLRKELNQEVPANVKLSVNDFIIKASALACLKVPEANSSWLDTVIRQNHVVDVSVAVSTPAGLITPIVFNAHIKGLAAISQDVASLAAKAREGKLQPHEFQGGTFTISNLGMYGIKNFSAIINPPQACILAVGSSKEILVPADNEKGFDVASMMSVTLSCDHRVVDGAVGAQWLAEFKNFLEKPVTMLL; translated from the exons ATGCAGATGGGCACCATCGCGCgctgggagaagaaggaggGTGACAAGATCAATGAAGGGGATCTCATAGCAGAG GTGGAGACAGACAAAGCTACAGTTGGCTTTGAGAGCCTGGAGGAATGTTACCTGGCCAAGATCCTGGTGCCAGAAGGAACAAGGGATGTTCCTATTGGGGCCATAATATGTATCACAGTAGAAAA GCCTGAACATATTGATGCCTTCAAAAATTACACCCTGgattctgcagcagctgctgcccctgcagcctcagtgcctccccctccagctgcagccccctccccaccacctcagccttctcctcaGGCCCCTGGCAGCTCTTACCCTCCTCACATGCAG ATCactctccctgctctgtcacccACCATGACAATGGGCACAGTGCAGAGGTGGGAGAAGAAGGTTGGAGAGAAGCTCAATGAGGGAGACTTGCTGGCTGAAATTGAGACAGATAAAGCCACAATAG GATTTGAAGTGCAGGAGGAAGGCTACCTGGCCAAGATCTTGGTGCCTGAAGGAACAAGAGATGTGCCCTTAGGAGCTCCTCTGTGCATCATTGTGGAGAAGGAGGCTGATATCCCAGCCTTTGCTGACTACCAGGCTGCTGCAGTCACTGACAtgaaggctgcagctcctcctcctcctcctccaccg GTGATGGcaactcctgcagctgctcctcctcctccccagcctgctgctgctcctgctccagcagcccccacAGCTGGGCCACCCCACAAAGGAGGAAGGGTCTTGGTCAGTCCCCTGGCAAAGAAATtggcagcagagaaaggaatcGACCTTACCCAAGTGAAAG GTACTGGACCAGATGGCAGAATCACCAAAAAAGATGTGGAGTCATTTGTGCCATCAAAGGCTCCTCCA gctgcagctccaggggcagttcctgcagctgctgcagcacccgAGGGGACCTTCACAGACATCCCCATCAGCAACATTCGCAGG GTCATTGCTCAGAGGCTGATGCAGTCCAAACAAACAATACCTCACTACTACCTGTCCATCGATGTGAACATGGGAAAAGTCCTGGTGCTAAGGAAAGAGCTCAACCAG GAGGTCCCAGCTAATGTTAAACTTTCTGTCAACGATTTCATAATTAAAGCTTCTGCTTTGGCCTGCTTGAAGGTGCCTGAGGCAAATTCTTCGTGGTTGGACACAGTTATCAGGCA GAATCACGTGGTGGATGTGAGTGTGGCTGTCAGCACCCCTGCAGGGCTCATCACCCCCATCGTGTTCAACGCTCACATCAAGGGGCTGGCTGCCATCAGCCAGGACGTGGCTTCCCTGGCAGCCAAGGCCCGGGAAGGGAAGCTCCAGCCTCACGAATTCCAG gGTGGTACTTTCACAATTTCCAATTTAGGAATGTATGGGATTAAGAATTTCTCTGCCATAATCAATCCACCTCAAGCCTGCATCCTGGCTGTGGGTTCCTCAAAAGAAATACTAGTGCCAGCTGACAATGAGAAAGG CTTTGATGTGGCCAGCATGATGTCTGTCACCCTGAGCTGTGACCACCGTGTTGTGGATGGAGCAGTTGGAGCACAGTGGCTTGCTGAGTTCAAGAATTTCCTTGAAAAGCCAGTAACCATGCTGCTATAA
- the NKAPD1 gene encoding uncharacterized protein NKAPD1: protein MSRVPVGKVLLRNVIRHTGAHNKLQEETEMWKIREWEKQTEETYWKRQSRMLSDTSSSRMRSDGFDEEGHRNWKSRNPQLLDLVEDDLLRARSWNKKLYECEANMPDRWGHSGYKELYPEEFDTDSDQQEGDEQNAVNGKKRSHPGKQTARESHKRKKTKKSHKKKQKKRSHKKRKKKKKEQERTSTDSSRGESEGSGEETPSTRKGKHKRKKKPRKVPAKEPTSSSGQESDFSHASSSSTSSSEDTESEGKKDKRPPRKRKKRHNSAPERPSEVPEKRSKRKNWKVAGDEKSEDSSDED from the exons ATGTCCCGCGTGCCCgtggggaaggtgctgctgcgCAACGTCATCCGCCACACCGGAGCGCACAACAAG cttcaggaagagacagaaatgtggaaaataagGGAATGGGAGAAGCAGACAGAAGAGACTTActggaaaaggcagagcagaatGCTGTCAGACACCTCCAG CAGTCGCATGCGCAGCGATGGCTTCGACGAGGAGGGGCACAGGAACTGGAAATCCAGgaacccacagctcctggacCTGGTGGAAGATGATCTGCTCAGGGCCAGATCCTGGAATAAAAAGCTGTATGAATGTGAAGCCAACATGCCAGACAG GTGGGGGCACAGTGGATATAAAGAGCTGTACCCTGAAGAATTTGACACAGACAG TGATCAGCAGGAAGGAGATGAGCAAAATGCTGTCAACGGGAAGAAGAGATCCCACCCAGGGAAGCAAACAGCCCGTGAGTcccacaaaaggaaaaaaaccaagaaatcccacaagaagaagcaaaaaaagcGCTCACacaaaaagaggaagaaaaagaaaaaggagcaggagagaacTTCCACAGATTCCTCCCGGGGGGAGAGCGAGGGCTCAGGAGAGGAGACTCCAAGCACCCggaaaggaaaacacaagcGCAAGAAAAAGCCCAGGAAAGTGCCTGCCAAGGAACCTACCTCTTCTTCTGGGCAGGAGAGTGACTTTTCCCATgcaagcagctccagcaccagcagctctgaggacaCTGAATCCGAGGGCAAAAAGGACAAACGGCCCCcgaggaagagaaagaagcgGCACAACTCGGCACCGGAGAGGCCAAGTGAGGTGCCAGAGAAGAGGAGCAAGAGGAAGAACTGGAAGGTGGCAGGGGATGAGAAGTCTGAGGACAGCTCTGATGAGGACTGA
- the SDHD gene encoding succinate dehydrogenase [ubiquinone] cytochrome b small subunit, mitochondrial isoform X2, with amino-acid sequence MALALLRPRPRGAALALLGSALLRRPAALGAAAARCAPARESHGPPRQEHGSSRAASLHWTGERAVSVLLLGLLPAAYLCPGPAVDYSLAAALTLHGHWGLGQVITDYVHGDVPNKAANMGLYVLSALTFAGLCHFNYHDVGICKAVAMLWSL; translated from the exons ATGGCGCTGGCGCTGCtgcggccgcggccccgcggggccgccctGG CTCTCCTGGGCTCGGCCCTGCtccgccgccccgccgcgctcggtgctgccgccgctCGCTGCGCCCCGGCCCGCGAGAGCCACGGCCCGCCCCGCCAGGAACACG GCAGTTCCagggctgcatccctgcactGGACAGGGGAGCGAGCTGtcagtgtgctgctgctggggctgctccctgcagcctaCCTGTGCCCCGGACCGGCCGTGGACtattccctggctgcagccctcaCCCTGCACGGCCACTG GGGTCTGGGCCAGGTAATTACTGATTATGTGCATGGAGATGTGCCCAATAAAGCTGCCAACATGGGGCTGTATGTCCTGTCTGCCCTGACCTTCGCTGGCCTCTGCCACTTCAACTACCATGACGTGGGCATCTGCAAGGCTGTGGCCATGCTCTGGAGcctctga
- the SDHD gene encoding succinate dehydrogenase [ubiquinone] cytochrome b small subunit, mitochondrial isoform X1 gives MRDPGGCGIPPLTPTPVVPAALLGSALLRRPAALGAAAARCAPARESHGPPRQEHGSSRAASLHWTGERAVSVLLLGLLPAAYLCPGPAVDYSLAAALTLHGHWGLGQVITDYVHGDVPNKAANMGLYVLSALTFAGLCHFNYHDVGICKAVAMLWSL, from the exons ATGAGGGACCCTGGAGGGTGCGGGATCCCCCCTCTCACGCCCACCCCCGTTGTCCCCGCAGCTCTCCTGGGCTCGGCCCTGCtccgccgccccgccgcgctcggtgctgccgccgctCGCTGCGCCCCGGCCCGCGAGAGCCACGGCCCGCCCCGCCAGGAACACG GCAGTTCCagggctgcatccctgcactGGACAGGGGAGCGAGCTGtcagtgtgctgctgctggggctgctccctgcagcctaCCTGTGCCCCGGACCGGCCGTGGACtattccctggctgcagccctcaCCCTGCACGGCCACTG GGGTCTGGGCCAGGTAATTACTGATTATGTGCATGGAGATGTGCCCAATAAAGCTGCCAACATGGGGCTGTATGTCCTGTCTGCCCTGACCTTCGCTGGCCTCTGCCACTTCAACTACCATGACGTGGGCATCTGCAAGGCTGTGGCCATGCTCTGGAGcctctga
- the IL18 gene encoding LOW QUALITY PROTEIN: interleukin-18 (The sequence of the model RefSeq protein was modified relative to this genomic sequence to represent the inferred CDS: deleted 1 base in 1 codon) — protein sequence MSAEEILVRAVELGKNFCLYFDDDDELECDALCKEKILHRVLRNINSQLLVVRPDLNLAAFEDVTDQEMQSGKGMHFSIHIYKTTTPLAGLPVAFSVQVENKSYYMCCEREGGEMIVRFKEGEVPKEIPGESNIIFFKKTFTSCSSTAFKFEYSLERGMFLAFQEEGYLRKLILKKLPKDEVDETMKMSYVTSVNENHNL from the exons ATGAGCGCTGAAGAGATTCTGGTGCGTGCAGTAGAACTTGGGAAAAATTTCTGCCTCTATTTTGATG ACGACGATG agctggagtgtgATGCCCTGTGCAAGGAGAAGATTCTGCACCGAGTGCTGAGGAACATCAACAGCCAGCTGCTCGTGGTGCGCCCTGACCTGAACCTGGCAGCCTTCGAGGATGTCACAGACCAGGAGATGCAATCTG GCAAAGGGATGCATTTCAGCATTCACATCTACAAAACCACCACACCCTTAGCAGGGCTGCCCGTGGCCTTCAGTGTCCAAGTGGAAAACAAAAGTTATTACATGTGCTGTGAGAGGGAAGGTGGAGAAATGATCGTTAGATTCAAG gaAGGAGAAGTTCCCAAAGAAATTCCTGGGGAAAGCAACATCATCTTTTTCAAAAAGACATTTACATCTTGCTCCTCCACAGCATTTAAGTTTGAATACTCACTGGAACGAGGGATGTTCTTGGCCTTTCAGGAAGAAGGCTACTTGAGAAAATTAATCCTAAAGAAACTGCCAAAAGATGAAGTGGATGAAACCATGAAGATGAGT TATGTAACTTCAGTCAATGAAAATCACAACTTATGA
- the TEX12 gene encoding testis-expressed protein 12: MPGNPVFDLNLVPSVAAQQTPRFREAAMASSSQKAEKERNKSKKTEKEASENPHLSDKTDLAPSEDSQSLSKTEPLEEILNEASEEIINLLSKYAHLVCTRTALDSSHVQELDEILKEARALENNLKQKREMLKERLTFIANTLQR, from the exons ATGCCCGGTAACCCG GTTTTTGATTTAAACCTTGTCCCCAGCGTGGCCGCTCAGCAAACACCGCGTTTCCGTGAGGCTGCCATGGCCAGCAGCTcgcaaaaagcagaaaaggagagaaataaaagcaaaaagacGGAG AAGGAAGCTTCAGAAAATCCTCACTTGTCTGACAAAACAGATTTGGCTCCTTCTGAGGACTCACAATCCCTTTCCAAGACTGAACCACTGGAAGAGATTTTAAATG AGGCGAGCGAAGAAATTATTAACTTGTTATCAAAATATGCTCACCTTGTATG TACAAGAACAGCTTTGGATTCTTCTCATGTCCAGGAACTTGATGAGATCTTAAAAGAAGCCAGGGCCTTAGAAAACAACTTAAAGCAGAAGAGGGAGATGCTGAAAGAGAGACTAACTTTCATTGCCAATACTCTGCAAAGATAA